The Plasmodium vinckei vinckei genome assembly, chromosome: PVVCY_06 genome contains a region encoding:
- a CDS encoding exosome complex component CSL4, putative, whose amino-acid sequence MDNIVLPGEVVGNLNNYISGNNTYILKNEIRSTILGKKNISINNENKQIINIDVIKDYVPLPQVGDLVICKVYRVTFNMIYCNIMLTNNKPLKNSLKGYINKSDIHIYEGDLGDNFDCFKQGDIIKAKVLSIGQHSSYKLSTVGSDLGVIIALSEKGDILQPVAWNLMVNLSDMSFEQRKVSNEFSFSHNAYMS is encoded by the exons ATGGATAATATTGTATTACCTGGAGAAGTAGTGGGAAAcctaaataattatataagtggaaataatacatatatattgaaaaatgaaataagaTCAACAATATTAGgtaaaaagaatattagtattaataatgaaaacaaacaaattattaatattgacGTTATAAAAGATTATGTACCCTTGCCCCAAGTAGGAGATCTTGTTATATGCAAAGTTTATAGAGTAACATttaatatgatatattgTAATATCATgttaacaaataataagccattaaaaaatagtcTTAAAgggtatataaataaaagtgatatacatatatatgaaggAGATTTAGGAGATAATTTTGATTGTTTTAAACAAGGAGACATAATTAAAGCAAAGGTTTTATCAATAGGTCAGCATTCGTCATATAAGCTTTCTACTGTTGGATCGGACTTAGGTGTCATTATAGCCTTAAGCGAAAAgg GTGATATCTTACAACCCGTGGCATGGAATTTGATGGTCAATTTAAGTGACATGAGCTTCGAACAAAGAAAGGTCTCCAACGAGTTTTCCTTCTCTCATAATGCTTACATGtcataa
- a CDS encoding small subunit rRNA processing protein, putative, whose product MDDNNENNKNEKVEKSDSEIVEDDTINEMDELTDDRFQFNDSLWKHEKKEESKKGIIYLSHIPIGLYPSKIREFFSKYGEIDKIHLNKIKSDESNILSKETNHKKIKYKDGYVEFLNKKDAINVEKLLNNQTISGKKRKNILRDNFWHLKYLKNFTWNDLVSSVLYRNISRQEKFKHALKDMYKTYEEYLEKNMDKKKNKKINDKTITTKNKYISKKTKSLTKNKSAKLNFVTLKKNDIKEQPQIDPTSNNNLEVENKKEKDNIVSSNLLEMFM is encoded by the coding sequence atggacgataacaatgaaaataataaaaatgaaaaggtTGAAAAAAGTGATAGTGAAATAGTAGAAGATGATACAATAAATGAAATGGATGAACTAACAGACGATCGATTTCAATTTAATGATAGTTTATGGaaacatgaaaaaaaagaagaatcaaaaaaaggtattatttatttatcacATATACCTATAGGTTTATATCCATCGAAGATAAGAGAATTTTTTAGTAAATATGGAgaaattgataaaattcatttaaacaaaataaaaagtgatGAAAGTAATATACTATCAAAAGAAAcaaatcataaaaaaataaaatataaagatggGTATGtagaatttttaaataaaaaagatgctataaatgtagaaaaattattaaataatcaaaCAATTAGTGgtaaaaaacgaaaaaatattttaagagATAATTTTTGGCATCTTAAATATCTAAAAAACTTTACATGGAATGATTTAGTTTCTTCTGTTTTGTATCGAAATATTTCAAGACAAGAAAAATTCAAGCATGCCCTAAAAGACATGTACAAAACTTATGAAGAATAtctagaaaaaaatatggacaaaaaaaaaaacaaaaaaataaatgataaaacaataaccacaaaaaataaatatatttcaaaaaaaacaaaatcgttaaccaaaaataaatcagcCAAACTAAATTTTGTCACCTTAAAAAAGAATGATATAAAGGAACAACCACAAATAGATCCTACTTCTAACAACAATTTGGAAgtagaaaacaaaaaagaaaaagacaACATCGTTTCCTCCAATCTTTTGGAGATGTTTatgtaa
- a CDS encoding ferrodoxin reductase-like protein, putative, whose translation MKKAINVIEKLKIFGDVGKVDAVLTNCRSNLNLIGGKKHISILLDKNGYRKFEKTHSIFNRNKKILRETSNDYTILAMLSLVCTPALFYKKFSSMKNNVASCSNLEKTYLLNKEDIKNGEMKEIKVNGDKDMVLVVNIDDNYYCVGPKCPHYSAPLRLGLLTKEYITCPWHDAKFDIKTGECINGPSFDDIPKYNVVVEGDKIYAYIPKEIELFQKKKICPCSGTGSCEKGKKKKIVIIGGGAATLGAIESFLKVGFDGEIIICSQDSYKPYDKPTLSKNISNLDTSSELYNEIKLKEDEYYDKKNITYMLNTTVEKVDDENKKVYLQNGKEIEYDKILITTGLRPAPSPIQNDIQANNLLTLNCLDDNIKIASFAKEGSKCVIIGSSFIACELTSSLKKKNVNISMVSKNSVPFIGAFGEKIGTIVLNILKEKNVDFYPNTYPVEYIIDDGYFALKKNNKTIHGVKLNTGEVIKCDYVIEALGCKPNSEFLKNKFKNEEGFILVDKHFKVKDSQDIYAAGDVCVFPYFVTGNPVNICHWNVAIQQGRIAANNMIKNDQTTYNFIPFFNTNIFGKNFRFSGFAKDYEKIIYEGDVNKYNFIGYFIKNNKVDAIVTLGNNKMAALNECLLKNKVPKVYELEGGLKNSDSMIMSLKS comes from the exons atgaaaaaagctATTAATGTgattgaaaaattaaaaatatttgggGACGTAGGGAAAGTTGATGCTGTTCTTACAAATTGTAGatcaaatttaaatttaattggAGGAAAGAAacatatttctatattacTTGATAAGAATGGATATagaaaatttgaaaaaacacattcaatttttaatagaaataaaaaaatattaagagAAACTTCAAATGATTATACTATATTAGCTATGCTTTCTTTAGTATGTACCCCAGCtcttttttacaaaaagtTTAGTAGcatgaaaaataatgtagCTAGCTGTTcaaatttagaaaaaacatatttactaaataaagaggatataaaaaatggagagatgaaagaaataaaagtaaatgGTGATAAAGATATGGTATTAGTAGTAAATATAGatgataattattattgtgtCGGACCAAAATGTCCTCATTATTCAGCACCGTTAAGATTAGGCTTATTAacaaaagaatatattacatGCCCATGGCATGATGCAAAGtttgatataaaaacagGGGAATGTATTAATGGGCCGTCCTTTGATGATATtccaaaatataatgttgTTGTTGAAGGAGATAaaatttatgcatatataccaaaagaaatagaattatttcaaaaaaaaaaaatatgcccATGTAGTGGTACAGGATCATGTGAAAaaggaaagaaaaaaaaaatcgtaATAATTGGTGGTGGTGCAGCAACATTAGGAGCTATagaatcatttttaaaagttgGATTTGATGgagaaataattatttgtagTCAAGACTCATATAAACCATATGATAAACCAACactatcaaaaaatatatctaaCTTAGATACAAGTTCggaattatataatgaaataaaattaaaagaagatgaatattatgataaaaaaaatattacttaTATGCTAAATACTACTGTTGAAAAAGTAGATGAtgagaataaaaaagtatatttacaaaatggAAAAGAAATAGAATATGACAAAATACTTATAACAACAGGTTTAAGACCTGCACCATCCCCTATACAAAATGATATACAAGCTAATAATTTACTAACACTTAATTGTTtagatgataatataaaaatagcatCTTTTGCTAAAGAAGGTTCTAAATGTGTAATCATTGGATCATCTTTTATTGCATGTGAATTAACATcgtctttaaaaaaaaaaaatgtaaatatttctatGGTATCTAAAAATTCAGTTCCATTTATCGGAGCCTTTGGCGAAAAAATCGGAACTATTGtacttaatattttaaaagaaaaaaatgttgatTTTTATCCAAATACTTATCCAGtagaatatataattgatgATGGATATTTTgctttgaaaaaaaataataaaacaatacaTGGTGTTAAATTAAATACCGGAGAAGTTATAAAATGTGATTATGTTATTGAAGCTTTGGGATGTAAACCTAATTCAGAATTtcttaaaaacaaatttaaaaacgAAGAAGGATTTATATTAGTTGACAAACATTTCAAAGTCAAAGATTCTCAGGACATATACGCTGCCGGAGATGTTTGCgtttttccatattttgtCACAG GAAACCCCGTGAACATATGCCATTGGAATGTGGCGATACAACAAGGGAGAATAGCAGCAAACAATATGATAAAGAATGATCAGACaacttataattttattccaTTCTTCAATACAAACATCTTTGGTAAAAACTTCCGTTTTTCTGGTTTTGCCAAggattatgaaaaaataatatatgaaggagatgtaaataaatataattttatcggatattttattaaaaataataaagttgATGCAATTGTGACACTTGGAAATAACAAAATGGCTGCATTAAATGAGTGTctactaaaaaataaagttcCTAAAGTATATGAATTAGAAGGTGggttaaaaaatagtgataGCATGATAATGTCTCTCAAAAGTTAG